GGTGTTATTTTTCCAGAGCTTTGGGGTGAGCCTGGTTTTGAAGAGGTCGCACAGACCTTAGATTTGATTGAGAGTCTACCAGTGAGTCTGGTGATACCAGGGCATGGCAAGCCATTTACCGATGTGGCTGGATCTATTGCGATAGCGCGATCTAGATTAGATTACTTAGCCTCTGGTCCAGAGCGAAATGCCCGCCATGGCGCAAAAGTTCTATTGAAATACAAGCTCATCGAGTGGCGAGCAAAAGATATTGATTTGGTGGCTGATTGGATTGAGAATACGCCAGCACTAAGAAGCGCTGCGAAACAGCTTAATATGGATATGCCAGAGTTTCTGCAGTGGTTACCGAATGCTTTGGTCAAATCTGGTGCTGCTAAGTTAGAGGCGAACTCTTTAGTCGATGTTGCTTAATAGGGCTCTAAGCTCTAGAAGGTAAAAGAGAGTTTGCTGTAAACCGACCAATCATATTGTTGATAGGTTTGCACTACTTGTTTAGCTGCGCCTATGGCAAATAAGAAATGTGGATTGACGCGATGCGTCACCATAGCATCGATTGGTACAAACCAACCTCCGCCCGCTGTGTTGTAATTGATGCTGTTCTCATCCCAAAACCGAATTTGAGTATTGGCGCTAAGATTGAATCCCAGTGTGGGGTAAAGCTCTAAGCGCCGTATTAAAGCCGGCGTTGTTGAGCCGGGAGCGGTTCTAGGACTAAAGCCATAGAGGTAACGCGTCAAAGGTGAGAAATCAGAAAATATATTTGTCTCCGTATAGCTGGGTCTAAACGAAGTGCTTAATTGCGGACCAGCAGCCCATTGACCTTGATTTTGTAGCGGCGCAATTACACGCCCACCTGCATTGCCAAACCAAGTCGGTAGGCCTCCCCAAACGGTGAGCATGGCGGTGTTGGGAGTGTAGGCTCCAGTTGATTGATTGGTCTGCTGTGGACCGTAGTTAGCAAGATACGATGTGTCTAGCCTGGCTGTTCCATGCCAGTCACCAATATTGAGTGGGTTGTAGTAGCGCAGCTTGAGGGTGTCGCTATAGTTTTGCGAGCCCTGGTAGTCGTGATATCCCCAGAATTCTAGGACACGGTCTTTGGAGCGTTCTTGTGAGATATTTACAAGACCAAAGGGTAGGGCGCTGGACGTTTCATTGGCACAGACCCAGTATCCCTGGATGAGCAATAGAAAAAAAGTGAGTGTGCGCAAGAATGCCATATAAGCATTAATATTACATGACTAATCCCATTTATTTGAAATTCGTAGAGGAAGTATGGAACATACCGTTTTAGTAACTGGCGCTACTGCCGGATTTGGTGAAGCAACTGCGAGGCGCTTTTTAGCACATGGTCACAAGGTTATTGCTGTGGGTAGACGAGTGGAGCGCTTAGATGCCCTCAAGGCATCGCTACCTGCAGATCAACAGAAGAAGCTTCATACGATGGCAGTAGATGTATGTGATAGCGCCAAAGTGGATTCTCTGGCAGCATCTTTGCCTGCAGAGTTCGCCAAGGTCACCGTTCTCGTGAATAACGCAGGGCTTGCATTAGGTCTTGAGCCGGCGCATAAAGCCTTCCTCGAAGACTGGGATCGTATGATTGATACCAACATCAAAGGTTTGGTGCATATGAGTCGTGCTTTTTTACCTGGTATGGTGGATCGCAAAGTGGGGCATTTCATTAATCTGGGGTCTGTTGCTGCCAACTATCCTTACCCAGGTGGCAATGTGTATGGCGGTACTAAAGCATTTGTAAAACAATTTAGCTTAAATCTCAGGGCTGATTTATTTGGCACTCCAGTGCGTGTTACTTGTATTGAGCCGGGTATGTGTGCTGGCACAGAGTTTTCAAATGTGCGCTTTAAGGGTGATGACAATAAAGCTGAACAGGTTTACACCGGTGTCAAGGCATTAAGTGCAGATGATGTTGCTGAAGCCATTTACTGGTCAGCAAATTTGCCTAGTCACATGAACATCAATGTTCTAGAGGTGATGCCTGTACAGCAATGCTTTAATGCTTTCAACGTACACCGTGGAGAGTTCTAAACTTACTTTTTCCACTGATAAAACTTGGGATAGACGCGCATTACCACTGGGCCGTCGAAATCCCAAGACTTACAAGCCCCCAAATATAAAGGCGGCTTGTTTTCATCGGGGTCAAACAGTGCACCCGGAATGGATTGATAGGCTGCAGTAGCAATATTGTTTAGTAGCTCGCGTAAGTGCGTGCAGCCTTTAATTCCGCCTAGGTGCATCTCAATCGTTTTACGCCAACCTTTGCCAATGCGCTCTCCAATTAATGCATCCATAGGCGGGATGACCAAAGTACATTCTGGGTGAGGATGACCGTCCATTACCACTTCAATCGCTTTGATGGTGAGGTGGTTGTCTAATGTAACTCGTACCCACATATCGTGAATTGCTTCTCCAGGCGACCAAGTTCTTGAGCCCGTCACAAAGGGATGGGACTTTGTGTCTTTCAAGTGACCCTCGATGTCCCATAGACCATCCTCTCTCGCATAGCCATAGAATGTGACTTCGCGTTGATGGAGTGGTGAGCGTGGTTTTGGGTCTGAAAGCATGGGAGTAGTGTGTGATCGGTGGGGATGCTCAATCATAATCAATTGAGGCTGAAGGCGGTGAGACTACTAAAATAAAGGCCCTCTATAGTATTCTGTACGGCATATGGCAAAACCC
Above is a genomic segment from Polynucleobacter sp. MG-5-Ahmo-C2 containing:
- a CDS encoding DUF2889 domain-containing protein, whose protein sequence is MLSDPKPRSPLHQREVTFYGYAREDGLWDIEGHLKDTKSHPFVTGSRTWSPGEAIHDMWVRVTLDNHLTIKAIEVVMDGHPHPECTLVIPPMDALIGERIGKGWRKTIEMHLGGIKGCTHLRELLNNIATAAYQSIPGALFDPDENKPPLYLGACKSWDFDGPVVMRVYPKFYQWKK
- a CDS encoding SDR family NAD(P)-dependent oxidoreductase, with amino-acid sequence MEHTVLVTGATAGFGEATARRFLAHGHKVIAVGRRVERLDALKASLPADQQKKLHTMAVDVCDSAKVDSLAASLPAEFAKVTVLVNNAGLALGLEPAHKAFLEDWDRMIDTNIKGLVHMSRAFLPGMVDRKVGHFINLGSVAANYPYPGGNVYGGTKAFVKQFSLNLRADLFGTPVRVTCIEPGMCAGTEFSNVRFKGDDNKAEQVYTGVKALSADDVAEAIYWSANLPSHMNINVLEVMPVQQCFNAFNVHRGEF